A genomic stretch from Gopherus flavomarginatus isolate rGopFla2 chromosome 3, rGopFla2.mat.asm, whole genome shotgun sequence includes:
- the LOC127047355 gene encoding fibrous sheath CABYR-binding protein-like gives MWIWQQYNHVDAAGQCTRMSTLDPRCTQTGSLTPERSRASRQPAPLPCPPQAGRSSPAKGARLYCVRGSWKQCFCCADPPQTKSSISININNVEPEEPAEEAEEIKQQIAEDSFCADVQVQTSYVEIPPGDRWRWSRLQTEAQVQTSNLELLDEETFLPFESEVQVQTSDLEILEEETSLPSQTEAQVQTSLIEVLDTETLFPIESEPLEQTPDLDFQDMQMKNLFPLFVEVEVQTSYVDIPAGNNWRSTRLQAEAQVQTSNHELLEKLSSLSQKEAQVQTSKLSITEAEEVPLPPSLTEAQVQTSELAVTETEEEVAPFPVEEKPVPTTQSEAAVQTSYVDIPAGNKWRSSRLQAEAQVQTSSIELLKRLSSPSLTEAQVQTSKLAVAEEVPLSPSLTEAQVQTSELAVTEAEEEEAPFPIEEKPLSKTVADAAVQTSFVDVPVGNKWRSTRLQAEAQVQTSGIKLLKKLSSLLVNKVQVQTSGIELPKKLSSPSLTEAQVQTSKLAVTEAEEEEAPFPIEEKPLSKTVADAAVQTSYIDIPAGNKWRSSRLQAEAQVQTSSIELLKKLSSPSLTEAQVQTSKLAVTEAEEVPLSPSMTEAQVQTSELAITEAEVEEAPFPIEEKPLSKSVADAAVQTSFVDIPVGNKWRSPGLQAEAQVQTSSIELLKKLSSPSLTEAQVQTSKLAVTEAEEVPLSPSLTEAQVQTSKLAVTEAEEVPLSPSLTEAQVQTSKLSITEAEEVPLSPSLTEAQVQTSKLAVTEAEEVPLSPSLTEAEMQTSKLAEAEAKTTFPSPSQTEVHIQSSYFEVPELEDEMPTTPIKEKPLPLTLMEAQVQTSYVDIPAGNKWRSSRLQVEAQVQTSRLELPEAKEKAPSLSQTQAEMQTTRVEITEEKAAPLTPPDVKILEEETLKEDVELKLPRPEYTEAQVQTLLVEIPVGKKWRSSRLCTEAQVQTSYQELPVVKSKTLPPQGPGVVKKVTEHTASKKLSKTSTRAAPISVHLHVKMTARRRNGNKKN, from the exons ATGTGGATTTGGCAGCAGTACAATCATGTGGACGCAGCAGGACAATGCACACGGATGAGCACGCTCGATCCACGTTGCACGCAGACCGGATCGCTGACTCCGGAGCGCAGCCGGGCGAGCCGGCAGCCTGCACCGCTGCCGTGCCCACCCCAAGCAGGACGCTCCTCTCCAGCTAAAGGCGCCCGGCTGTATTGCGTGCGGG GGAGCTGGAAACAATGTTTTTGCTGTGCTGACCCTCCGCAAACAAAATCTTCAATAAG TATAAATATAAACAATGTTGAGCCAGAGGAACCTGCTGAGGAGGCAGAAGAAATAAAACAG CAAATAGCAGAAGACTCATTCTGTGCTGATGTCCAGGTGCAAACTTCCTATGTGGAAATACCACCAGGAGACAGGTGGCGTTGGTCGcgattacaaacagaagctcagGTGCAAACCTCAAATCTTGAACTACTAGACGAAGAGACTTTCCTCCCATTTGAAAGTGAGGTCCAGGTACAAACCTCAGATCTTGAAATATTAGAGGAGGAGACTTCATTGCCATCGCAAACGGAGGCCCAGGTGCAAACATCACTTATTGAAGTACTAGATACGGAGACTTTATTCCCCATCGAAAGTGAGCCCCTGGAGCAGACCCCAGATCTTGACTTTCAAGACATGCAGATGAAGAATTTATTCCCATTATTTGTTGAAGTTGAAGTGCAAACCTCATATGTAGACATACCAGCAGGGAATAACTGGCGTTCGACACGACTACAAGCCGAGGCCCAAGTGCAAACCTCAAATCATGAACTATTAGAGAAACTCTCCTCCCTCTCACAAAAGGAAGCCCAGGTGCAAACTTCCAAACTTTCAATAACAGAAGCAGAGGAAGTGCCTCTTCCCCCATCACTAACCGAGGCCCAGGTGCAAACCTCTGAACTTGCAGTAACGGAAACGGAGGAGGAGGTGGCCCCATTCCCGGTAGAAGAAAAGCCTGTCCCCACAACCCAAAGTGAAGCTGCTGTGCAAACCTCATATGTGGACATACCAGCAGGGAATAAGTGGCGTTCATCACGGCTACAAGCTGAGGCCCAGGTGCAAACCTCAAGTATTGAGTTACTGAAGAGGCTTTCTTCCCCATCGCTAACTGAGGCCCAGGTGCAAACCTCCAAACTTGCAGTAGCAGAGGAAGtgcctctttccccctcactAACCGAGGCCCAGGTGCAAACCTCTGAACTTGCAGTAAcagaagcagaggaggaggaagccccATTCCCAATAGAGGAAAAGCCTCTCTCCAAAACCGTAGCTGACGCTGCTGTGCAAACCTCATTTGTGGACGTACCAGTAGGGAATAAATGGCGTTCGACACGACTACAAGCTGAGGCCCAGGTGCAAACCTCAGGTATTAAGTTACTGAAAAAGCTTTCTTCCCTCTTAGTAAACAAGGTCCAGGTGCAAACGTCAGGTATTGAGTTACCGAAGAAGCTTTCTTCCCCATCTTTAACCGAGGCCCAGGTGCAAACCTCCAAACTTGCAGTAAcagaagcagaggaggaggaagccccATTCCCAATAGAGGAAAAGCCTCTCTCCAAAACAGTAGCTGACGCTGCTGTGCAAACCTCATATATAGACATACCAGCAGGGAATAAGTGGCGTTCATCACGGCTACAAGCTGAGGCCCAGGTGCAAACCTCAAGTATTGAGTTACTGAAGAAGCTTTCTTCCCCATCACTAACTGAGGCCCAGGTGCAAACCTCCAAACTTGCAGTAACAGAAGCAGAGGAGGTGCCTCTTTCCCCCTCAATGACTGAGGCCCAAGTGCAAACCTCTGAACTTGCAATAACAGAAGCGGAGGTGGAGGAAGCCCCATTCCCAATAGAAGAAAAGCCTCTCTCCAAATCCGTAGCTGACGCTGCTGTGCAAACCTCATTTGTAGACATACCAGTAGGGAATAAGTGGCGTTCACCAGGGCTACAAGCTGAGGCCCAGGTGCAAACGTCAAGTATTGAGTTACTGAAGAAGCTTTCTTCCCCATCACTAACCGAGGCCCAGGTGCAAACCTCCAAACTTGCAGTAACGGAAGCGGAGGAGGtgcctctttccccctcactAACCGAGGCCCAG GTGCAAACCTCCAAACTTGCAGTAACGGAAGCGGAGGAGGtgcctctttccccctcactAACCGAGGCCCAGGTGCAAACTTCCAAACTTTCAATAACAGAAGCGGAGGAGGtgcctctttccccctcactAACCGAGGCCCAGGTGCAAACTTCCAAACTTGCAGTAACGGAAGCGGAGGAGGTGCCTCTTTCCCCCTCGCTAACTGAGGCCGAGATGCAAACCTCCAAACTTGCAGAAGCAGAAGCAAAGACGACCTTTCCCTCCCCATCACAAACTGAGGTTCACATCCAGTCTTCGTATTTTGAAGTACCAGAGTTGGAGGATGAGATGCCCACTACCCCAATCAAAGAGAAGCCCCTCCCCCTAACACTGATGGAGGCCCAGGTGCAAACTTCCTATGTAGACATACCAGCAGGGAATAAGTGGCGTTCATCACGACTACAAGTGGAAGCCCAGGTGCAAACCTCTAGGCTTGAATTGCCAGAGGCAAAAGAGAAGGCTCCTTCCCTATCCCAAACACAGGCTGAGATGCAAACCACCAGGGTTGAAATAACAGAAGAGAAAGCAGCACCTCTGACTCCTCCAGATGTTAAAATATTAGAAGAGGAGACGCTGAAGGAGGACGTAGAGCTGAAGCTTCCACGCCCTGAATATACCGAGGCCCAGGTGCAGACCTTGCTTGTTGAAATACCTGTGGGGAAGAAGTGGCGTTCATCCCGTTTATGTACCGAGGCCCAGGTGCAAACTTCATATCAAGAACTCCCAGTTGTGAAGAGCAAGACTTTGCCCCCACAAGGTCCTGGGGTGGTAAAGAAGGTCACTGAGCATACAGCA